The Theobroma cacao cultivar B97-61/B2 chromosome 2, Criollo_cocoa_genome_V2, whole genome shotgun sequence genome includes the window TCCATTCTATTTACAATGTCCAATACCCTCCACAACCCTGTAGAATAGAAAGGTAAAACTATTTCTGACTTTGAAGGGTGAAGCTTTCAGGATAGCTTAGTTCATCAGAGAGTAAATGCTGTCAAATTAGTTGCTGTTGCATTCAAATCTGCATGGTTTTTAGTGGAGAAGCTCTTCAATTCCAGCTATGGAAACAGTGAAGTTTTCAAAGCATGAATGACAGGTTAAAATCATGATTGTCACAGCTATGTTGCGCAGGAGGAATGTGTTTTAATTCCGCAACCACCTCATAAATAAATTGGTCCATAATATACTGTCATCCTTTCCAACATTTCACATCCACTTTCCTAGAAATCCAGATAAGATTCCTGCTGTGTCCATCAAAGAAGAGCTTTGACAATTCTTTTTTGGGCAGAACAAGATTTCTGAAGCAATGACATATATGTATAAACTGCAAAGCAGTGAAAGAGCACAGTGCAATTCCTTTAAAACGTGTCCACCTGAGATATCCAAATTTGCCATCTGAGCAATTAACTGGAATATAACTTGAGGGACACCCTCGTTTTTCCTACCATGAATTTGATGGATTAAAACAACCATGCCAGCAAAACCAAGATTTTCACTGTCCTTGGCTCTTGGGACCATCAGGGAATAACAGCAGAAAGGGGTCATCCATGTGCATAACGAGATCAAGAAATGAATTGGAAAGGCAAAGGTAGATGTAACCATAAATGCAACAGATCAAGAAACATGACTGACTATCCAGACTGCAAAGAGCCTAATGCTGGAAAGAAACTTATTTTGTGGTCACAATTCACAGACAGCACAGTAAGCAAAGGAGAAAGTTCTGCTGTGAGATTTTTCGAAATTTGTGGAATGTGATGGACTGTTTGGGTGTAGCCGTTTAGGTATCTATCAGCACTGGAAACCTGGTGACAATAATAGTTGTGCCTTTCCATCTGGACCACCTGAAGGGGAATGgcatttcaaactcaaattaggcTTTTTTACAGAAACGAATAGCCTTGTGGGGGGAAGATCAGGATGAGGCTGATCATAGACCAAAAAGGcatttttgatgaaagaaatggACCAAATGACTCTACAATTATGTACCTATTGGTCAATCCAAAACAATTCCATGAACCTGACAATCACAAAATAGGCATGTTGGTTCCTTAATGAGAAGATGAAAAGGACTCCCATGGTCCCTCATCTCTGCTTCACATTTTTGGCCGACAGTGGGGAAAAGATCTCTTTAACCAACTCTGATCATAGCAGTAAAGGAGTTCTAGGGATGCTTCATCCACCAAACCATGATCGTATACATTTCTTTTGGCTTTCCTTAGTTAAATAAGACAACATCATTATTCGGCAATAATTATCATCCCATATTGCCAACAAGCAATGGAAGGGCAGTTTTACTTGCATGGAAGGCCACTGCCAACAAGCAATGGAAATATCTTCCAACCCATGGCATAGATTGATTTTTCAGGACCAgacttaaaaacaaaatcattgtCTGCACATGAAACCGGTTTCTTTGTTACCTTTTTGGTGAATCCAAAGAAAACTTTGGTGGCAATACCAATCATTGGTGCTCGACCTGATAAAAGACATAAAAGAATGTATCATCAACACATGAGGTTGCTTCCACGGCCCACACATGACATATCCAGGTTatcaatgaatttttaaacttattcCCAACTCTAGCGATAATTTATTAGTCATAAACCGCTGATTGTTACTTCTATAAACAAAGACAAGTCTTATAAGTATAGAGCACAAGATTACAAGTATATACAAATCAAAAAAGCAGCGTGGTTCGTCGAtgaggaaaaacaagaaaaatactGGTGGTACATCTTCTTGTAAAGGATGCTTACAATCTACTAATTAATCATCTTTGTACTCTTTAGTTGGTCGTGCTTCAAAGCCACCATCTGCTCTCTTCTCAAGTGAATAAGGCATATAGGTTCCCAGAATTCTATCCCACATGATGAAGAACGGTTGCGAGAAGTTGTATTTGCTACCATAAAGCTGATGGTGGACATCATGGTATGCAGAATTGTTTctgaagaaaatatgaaagagGTTTCCAGGAAGCAATAGCCCGCAATGGTCATCGACCGTTTTAATGGTGGCAAacgagaagaagaagatggaaGTTCGAGGAGACATGCCGGAGAGGAGAAATGATAAGGCCCCACCTACTGTGTCGAGGAGAAGCCCCTCCAGTGGATGATTGTACAGAGCTCCAAATGCATAGGGAACAACAAGACGGTGGTGCTGAGAATGGAGGTGCCGGTATAAGAACTTGTTGTGATGGAAATATCTATGCAGAAAATATTGCCAAGTGTCCATAACCAACATTGCTGTAACAAACTGTCTAGCTAGAACAATAAGGGAAGATGGCTGTCCTGCAGAAGCCCCAGCATCACTCCCTGTGACCTGCACAAAGCAAGTTTTACACATAAAAGTCTACAACATGGTCATAtaatttcacaatataaatTGCGTACATGGCACATTATGTATGCTGATGAAGGCATGGAATTTTTGGTTCAATtaacaacaaaatcaaaagTGGACTaagataaaaaggaaaaaggcaaGTGAAAACTGAAAACCAAGCAGCAACAAATTATGTACAATAGA containing:
- the LOC18610411 gene encoding sphinganine C4-monooxygenase 1, which encodes MGFTVSDELLGTFVPIVVYWIYSGIYMCLGSFEDYRLHSKKDEDEKNLVSKQTVVKGVLLQQTVQAVVAILLFTVTGSDAGASAGQPSSLIVLARQFVTAMLVMDTWQYFLHRYFHHNKFLYRHLHSQHHRLVVPYAFGALYNHPLEGLLLDTVGGALSFLLSGMSPRTSIFFFSFATIKTVDDHCGLLLPGNLFHIFFRNNSAYHDVHHQLYGSKYNFSQPFFIMWDRILGTYMPYSLEKRADGGFEARPTKEYKDD